In the genome of Cryptomeria japonica chromosome 8, Sugi_1.0, whole genome shotgun sequence, one region contains:
- the LOC131043825 gene encoding receptor-like protein 7 has product MEAMFAIITILCCFTSPAIACPFPERNLLLDFKAAVVDEYNTLTSWNGFNCCTWRGVSCNLRTGHVSRLDLSGFNLEGNISSSLFQLAREFYVSLESLSNLMSLEYLSLAEVNISVNKEWGEVVGSLSNLQQLSMSDCGLGGQIPNSLLNLTSLVHLDLSYNYLSAYIPAWIENVTGRLLSLDLSGNYNLGGDNSFIGQRKSSLSLTSIDLSRTAFKGRIPSAIGNALSLESLYLSYTGIEGEIPSAIGNVSSLKSLYLSDISIEGEFPVSILNLSKLVELDLSYNMLTGVIPPSVDSLSSLVSLDLSANELNGTIPSTISNLVNLRSLLLHSNSLSGLISLSVFDNLTSLDSLYLSYNQLTVNSDSTWIPQFKLSVLALGSCNLDRIPSFLVTQYDLEYLDLSDNSIQTNIPSWIWNLPSLYSLNLSCNQLTGSFPSRQTLAMYFDYLDLHNNSLEGSLPLPLFGAYLLDLSMNQFNGSIPSHIGAYLENARFLSLSRNNLSGAIPDSICTPYLEVLDLSKNTLSSVIPPHLTRNCSSLSVLDLAENHLEGKLPAEWGNITNMHTLKLNGNHLRGVIPSSISEGRSLQVLDLGNNDLEGTLPHWIGKLSQLHVLVLRSNHFHGSIPRLVIGLPNLQILDVSGNHLSGAIPSNLTNLLAMVNASQNNSNHLEDVRYTNKITISWKGWDVEFVKVLFILKCIDLSNNSLSGSIPFKMGSLQGLIALNLSRNHLSGRIPKTLGHMDQLESLDLSLNSVCNNSSGYGNCTSIERIGEAKNSDGEMIGWAVGLGLSYGLGFSVVIGVLTLNKRVRKRAFDLYDVVILAIDGCIRG; this is encoded by the exons ATGGAAGCTAtgtttgcaattataacaatattatGCTGCTTCACTTCCCCTGCAATTGCATGCCCCTTCCCTGAAAGAAATCTTCTCCTGGATTTCAAGGCAGCCGTTGTAGATGAGTATAACACTCTAACTTCCTGGAACGGATTCAATTGCTGCACGTGGAGAGGAGTCAGTTGTAATCTCCGCACAGGCCATGTTTCTCGACTGGATCTGAGTGGATTCAATTTGGAAGGTAACATCAGTTCATCGCTGTTCCAACTTGCACG TGAATTTTACGTGAGTTTGGAAAGCTTATCAAATCTGATGAGCTTGGAATACCTCTCTCTTGCTGAAGTGAACATCTCTGTAAACAAAGAGTGGGGTGAAGTTGTTGGCAGTCTATCCAACCTTCAACAACTCAGCATGTCTGACTGTGGGCTTGGAGGACAAATTCCCAATTCCCTTCTCAACCTCACCTCTCTCGTCCATCTCGATCTATCATACAACTATTTGTCAGCATATATACCAGCTTGGATTGAAAATGTGACTGGGCGCTTGCTCTCTCTTGATCTCTCTGGGAATTACAATCTTGGAGGAGACAATTCTTTCATTGGACAACGAAAGTCTTCTTTGTCACTAACCAGCATTGATCTTTCACGGACAGCCTTCAAGGGCCGAATTCCATCCGCTATAGGGAATGCGTTGTCCTTGGAAAGTCTTTATCTGTCGTATACCGgaattgaaggtgagattccatCTGCTATAGGGAATGTGTCGTCCTTGAAGAGTCTTTATCTGTCTGATATCTCTATTGAAGGTGAGTTTCCTGTCTCCATACTCAATCTCTCTAAACTTGTTGAATTGGACCTGTCCTACAACATGTTAACTGGGGTAATCCCACCTTCAGTGGACTCACTTTCTTCCCTTGTTAGTCTTGACCTTAGTGCCAACGAATTGAATGGTACGATTCCATCTACAATTTCAAATCTTGTTAACTTAAGAAGCCTTTTGCTCCACTCCAATAGTTTAAGCGGCCTCATTTCCCTTTCCGTATTCGATAATCTCACTAGTCTTGATAGCCTGTATCTTTCTTACAATCAGTTAACTGTAAACAGTGATTCAACATGGATTCCGCAGTTTAAGCTTTCCGTTTTGGCATTAGGCTCTTGCAATTTAGATAGAATTCCATCGTTTCTTGTGACCCAATACGACTTGGAATATCTAGACCTATCTGATAACAGTATCCAAACAAATATTCCATCTTGGATATGGAACTTACCCAGCCTTTATAGTTTGAACCTTAGCTGTAATCAATTAACTGGGTCATTTCCATCTAGACAAACCTTAGCCATGTATTTTGACTATCTAGATTTGCACAATAATAGCTTGGAAggttctcttcctcttcctctctttGGAGCTTATCTGCTAGATCTGTCGATGAATCAGTTTAATGGTTCTATTCCTAGTCACATCGGTGCGTATCTTGAAAATGCAAGGTTCTTATCCTTGTCGCGGAATAACCTCAGCGGAGCGATTCCAGATTCTATTTGCACTCCATATTTGGAGGTTCTTGACCTTTCAAAAAATACGCTGAGCAGTGTCATTCCTCCTCATTTAACCAGGAATTGTTCTTCTCTTAGTGTTCTAGATTTGGCAGAGAATCATCTGGAAGGTAAATTGCCAGCAGAATGGGGCAACATTACAAACATGCATACATTGAAGCTCAATGGTAATCATTTGAGAGGAGTTATTCCCTCATCCATTTCAGAAGGCCGATCTCTGCAAGTATTGGATTTGGGAAATAATGATTTGGAAGGCACCCTTCCCCACTGGATTGGAAAGCTATCACAGCTGCATGTGTTGGTCTTAAGGTCTAATCATTTTCATGGCAGTATCCCACGCCTGGTAATTGGCCTTCCGAATCTTCAAATTCTGGATGTTTCTGGCAACCACCTTTCAGGAGCTATTCCAAGCAACCTTACAAACCTGCTTGCAATGGTCAATGCATCGCAGAATAATTCAAACCATTTGGAAGACGTTAGATATACAAATAAAATTACAATTTCCTGGAAAGGCTGGGATGTTGAATTTGTGAAAgttctctttattcttaaatgtatTGATCTTTCAAACAACAGTTTATCAGGGAGCATTCCTTTTAAAATGGGATCTCTTCAAGGCTTGATAGCCCTTAACCTTTCAAGGAATCATCTCAGTGGCCGAATCCCAAAAACATTGGGACACATGGATCAGCTAGAGTCTCTGGACCTCTCGCTAAACAG